A genome region from Marasmius oreades isolate 03SP1 chromosome 5, whole genome shotgun sequence includes the following:
- a CDS encoding uncharacterized protein (antiSMASH:Cluster_5.1), whose protein sequence is MKEDRTDVEDNYHNTRVHAATSHGLQYVVILKIESFPTCFYKKKIANEIDTEPSNSAEELEIPKRFEESNLEDEGIYKDGDEEVDNDDDTFEDRFQGI, encoded by the exons ATGAAGGAGGACAGGACAGACGTCGAAGACAACTACCACAACACACGTGTCCACGCTGCAACATCCCATGGTCTCCAGTATGTGGTCATACTGAAAATCGAATCCTTCCCGACTTG cttttacaagaaGAAAATTGCGAATGAGATCGATACCGAACCTTCAAACTCTGCTGAGGAACTGGAGATTCCCAAGAGATTTGAGGAGAGTAATCTCGAAGACGAAGGGATATATAAGGATGGGGATGAAGAGGTTGACAATGACGATGACACCTTTGAGGACCGTTTCCAAGGGATATAG